In Streptomyces durocortorensis, a genomic segment contains:
- a CDS encoding sigma factor-like helix-turn-helix DNA-binding protein — protein MSERAEHRDRLRAQEFEAFVAGAGGRLLHTATLLTAEPPEPPGANVRARRLLSAALARTYADWDRSHGGDPYDLARRELALRFAREARRHRRPRGGVLGRLTPVERLVLVLRMYEEVDEERTAALLGLPADRVRAVCARAVAALRSPGSRGGSARPAPVPRGTP, from the coding sequence ATGAGCGAGCGGGCCGAACACCGGGACCGGCTCCGCGCCCAGGAGTTCGAGGCCTTCGTGGCGGGCGCGGGCGGACGACTGCTGCACACCGCGACGCTGCTCACCGCCGAGCCTCCCGAACCGCCGGGCGCGAACGTACGGGCCCGGCGGCTGCTGTCCGCGGCGCTGGCCCGTACGTACGCCGACTGGGACCGTTCGCACGGCGGCGACCCCTACGACCTGGCCCGCCGGGAGCTGGCCCTCCGCTTCGCCCGGGAGGCCCGGCGGCACCGGCGGCCGCGCGGCGGGGTGCTGGGGCGGCTCACCCCCGTCGAACGGCTCGTGCTCGTGCTGCGGATGTACGAGGAGGTCGACGAGGAGCGGACGGCGGCGCTGCTCGGACTCCCGGCCGACCGGGTCCGCGCGGTCTGCGCCCGTGCGGTGGCGGCGCTGCGCTCACCGGGTTCGCGGGGCGGGAGCGCGCGGCCGGCTCCGGTGCCCCGGGGGACGCCGTGA
- a CDS encoding MarR family winged helix-turn-helix transcriptional regulator, whose protein sequence is MPPQDMTTAASPSGGAVPEHPGPEHLLDSLQHQVAVFARRAEQTRLGGVGQVRNSMDRAAYLLLNRLDREGPMGVKALAAGMGIDSSTVTRQVAPLVDTGLVKRTSHPEDGRAVVLQLSPRGQARLNEVRASRRELMSQVTDGWSDEERDTFCALLTRFNASLAARQAAYQSTQSD, encoded by the coding sequence ATGCCCCCTCAGGACATGACGACTGCTGCGTCTCCTTCCGGGGGCGCCGTCCCCGAACACCCGGGCCCCGAACACCTGCTGGACTCGCTCCAGCACCAGGTGGCGGTCTTCGCCCGCCGCGCCGAACAGACCCGCCTCGGCGGTGTCGGCCAGGTCCGCAACTCGATGGACCGGGCGGCCTACCTGCTACTGAACCGGCTGGACCGGGAAGGCCCGATGGGCGTCAAAGCCCTGGCGGCCGGGATGGGCATCGACTCCTCGACGGTGACGCGGCAGGTCGCGCCGCTCGTCGACACCGGACTGGTCAAGCGCACCTCGCACCCGGAGGACGGCCGGGCCGTCGTGCTCCAGCTCTCGCCGCGCGGTCAGGCCCGCCTCAACGAGGTACGCGCCTCCCGGCGTGAGCTGATGTCGCAGGTCACGGACGGGTGGTCGGACGAGGAGCGGGACACGTTCTGCGCCCTGCTCACCCGGTTCAACGCCTCGCTCGCGGCCCGGCAGGCCGCGTACCAGTCGACACAGTCCGACTGA
- the ilvA gene encoding threonine ammonia-lyase: MSFRATAPHPPLILDDVRGAQKMLSGVARVTALEGSRHLSELVGAPVHLKCENLQRTGSFKLRGAYVRISGLTPVERAAGVVAASAGNHAQGVALASSLLGVRSTVFMPVGAPLPKVAATQEYGAEVRLHGQVVDETLAAAQEYAERTGAVFIHPFDHPDIIAGQGTVGLEILEQCPEVRTIVVGLGGGGLAAGIAVAVKALRPDVRIVGVQAEGAAAYPPSLAAGHPVSLDDPVTMADGIKVGRPGDVPFALIRELVDEVRTVTEDELSSALLLCLERAKLVVEPAGASPVAALLSDPKAFRGPVVALLSGGNVDPLLMQRILRHGMSAAGRYLSLRLRLTDRPGALAALLAALTVADANVLDIGHVRTDPRLGLTEVEVDLHLETKGPRHCEEVEAALRAEGYRVIG, translated from the coding sequence ATGAGCTTCCGCGCGACCGCCCCCCACCCGCCCCTGATCCTCGACGATGTCCGTGGCGCGCAGAAAATGCTGTCCGGGGTGGCCCGGGTGACCGCTCTGGAGGGCAGCCGGCATCTGAGCGAGCTGGTCGGCGCCCCCGTCCACCTCAAGTGCGAGAACCTCCAGCGCACCGGCTCCTTCAAACTGCGCGGTGCCTACGTCCGGATCTCCGGGCTCACCCCGGTGGAGCGGGCGGCCGGGGTGGTCGCCGCCAGCGCCGGGAACCACGCCCAGGGCGTCGCGCTCGCCTCCTCCCTGCTCGGCGTGCGTTCCACCGTCTTCATGCCCGTCGGGGCGCCCCTGCCGAAGGTCGCGGCGACCCAGGAGTACGGGGCCGAGGTGCGGCTGCACGGCCAGGTCGTCGACGAGACGCTGGCCGCCGCCCAGGAGTACGCGGAGCGGACCGGCGCGGTCTTCATCCACCCCTTCGACCACCCGGACATCATCGCGGGCCAGGGCACCGTCGGCCTGGAGATCCTGGAGCAGTGCCCGGAGGTCCGCACCATCGTCGTCGGGCTCGGCGGCGGCGGTCTCGCCGCGGGCATCGCCGTCGCGGTGAAGGCGCTGCGCCCCGACGTCCGGATCGTCGGTGTCCAGGCCGAGGGGGCCGCCGCCTACCCGCCCTCGCTGGCCGCCGGGCACCCCGTCTCCCTCGACGACCCGGTCACCATGGCCGACGGCATCAAGGTGGGCCGCCCCGGCGACGTACCGTTCGCGCTGATCCGGGAGCTGGTCGACGAGGTCCGCACCGTCACCGAGGACGAGCTGTCCAGCGCCCTGCTGCTCTGCCTGGAGCGGGCCAAGCTGGTCGTCGAGCCGGCCGGGGCCAGTCCGGTGGCGGCGCTGCTCAGCGACCCGAAGGCCTTCCGGGGCCCGGTGGTGGCCCTGCTGTCGGGCGGCAACGTGGACCCGCTGCTGATGCAGCGCATCCTGCGGCACGGGATGTCCGCGGCGGGCCGCTACCTGAGCCTGCGGCTGCGGCTCACCGACCGCCCGGGGGCGCTGGCCGCCCTGCTGGCCGCGCTGACGGTGGCCGACGCGAACGTGCTCGACATCGGTCACGTGCGCACCGACCCGCGTCTCGGCCTGACCGAGGTGGAGGTCGACCTCCACCTGGAGACCAAGGGGCCCCGCCACTGCGAGGAGGTCGAGGCGGCGCTGCGCGCGGAGGGGTACCGGGTCATCGGCTGA
- a CDS encoding ATP-binding cassette domain-containing protein, with the protein MPGAIHAEGLVKTFGDVRALDGVDFDVPEGTVLGLLGPNGAGKTTAVRVLTTLLRPDSGSAFVAGIDVLRKPNEVRRSIGLSGQFAAVDEYLTGRENLQMVGQLYQMSGRAAKARAGELLERFNLADAADRTAKTYSGGMRRRLDLAAALVVSPPVMFMDEPTTGLDPRNRQQLWDVIEDLVAGGTTLLLTTQYLEEADRLAHDICVIDHGKVIARGTSDQLKARTGGERVEVVVHRPDEIEPARSVLTALGKGEVTVVRLSRKLTVPVTGGAKLLAEIIRDLDGHGVEIDDIALRRPTLDDVFLSLTGHAAEVQEQEQEQENEDPEDPEDKEDAR; encoded by the coding sequence ATGCCAGGTGCCATCCATGCCGAAGGTCTGGTGAAGACCTTCGGCGACGTACGAGCCCTGGACGGCGTCGACTTCGACGTTCCCGAGGGCACCGTCCTCGGCCTCCTCGGCCCCAACGGCGCGGGCAAGACGACCGCCGTCCGGGTCCTGACCACCCTCCTGCGCCCCGACAGCGGCAGCGCCTTCGTGGCCGGGATCGACGTGCTGAGGAAGCCCAACGAGGTACGCCGCTCGATCGGGCTCTCCGGGCAGTTCGCCGCGGTCGACGAGTATCTGACCGGCCGGGAGAACCTCCAGATGGTCGGGCAGCTCTACCAGATGAGCGGCCGGGCCGCGAAGGCCCGCGCGGGCGAGCTGCTGGAGCGGTTCAACCTCGCCGACGCCGCCGACCGCACCGCCAAGACGTACTCCGGCGGTATGCGCCGCCGTCTCGACCTCGCGGCCGCGCTCGTCGTCTCGCCGCCCGTGATGTTCATGGACGAGCCGACGACCGGCCTCGACCCGCGCAACCGGCAGCAGCTGTGGGACGTCATCGAGGACCTGGTGGCGGGCGGTACGACCCTGCTGCTGACCACGCAGTATCTGGAGGAGGCCGACCGCCTCGCCCACGACATCTGCGTCATCGACCACGGCAAGGTCATCGCCCGCGGCACCTCCGACCAGCTCAAGGCCCGCACCGGCGGCGAGCGCGTCGAGGTCGTCGTGCACCGCCCCGACGAGATCGAGCCCGCCCGGTCCGTCCTGACCGCGCTCGGCAAGGGCGAGGTCACCGTCGTCCGGCTCTCCCGCAAGCTGACCGTCCCGGTGACCGGCGGGGCGAAGCTGCTGGCCGAGATCATCCGCGACCTGGACGGCCACGGGGTGGAGATCGACGACATCGCCCTGCGCCGCCCGACCCTGGACGACGTGTTCCTCTCCCTCACCGGCCACGCGGCCGAGGTGCAGGAGCAGGAGCAGGAGCAGGAGAACGAGGACCCCGAGGACCCCGAGGACAAGGAGGACGCCCGGTGA
- a CDS encoding ABC transporter permease, with amino-acid sequence MSVTTKAAPVLAPRLSGGVVQSVRDSLVVAKRNLIRMSRIPEMLLFGVIQPVMFVVLFTYVFGGSMSIGGTTDPNVYKNFLMAGIFAQTVTFATAGSAAGIADDMQKGLIDRFRSLPMARGAVLTGRTVADLAQTCITLLVLAVVALIVGWRTGSAEPTNAGRVLAAFGLLLLLGYAFTWIGALIGLSVRTPEAATSGGIIWLFPVTFISNAFVDSSQMTPWLRHVADWNPFSATVQACRELFGNPGVVDSSAWPMQHPVWASLLWSVLIVVVFRTLAVRKYRRSSR; translated from the coding sequence GTGAGCGTCACCACCAAGGCCGCCCCCGTCCTGGCGCCCCGCCTCTCCGGCGGGGTCGTCCAGTCCGTCAGGGACTCCCTCGTCGTAGCCAAGCGGAACCTGATCCGCATGTCCCGCATTCCGGAGATGCTTCTTTTCGGGGTCATCCAGCCGGTGATGTTCGTCGTGCTGTTCACGTACGTCTTCGGCGGCTCGATGAGCATCGGCGGCACGACCGATCCGAACGTCTACAAGAACTTCCTGATGGCGGGCATCTTCGCGCAGACCGTCACCTTCGCCACGGCGGGTTCGGCGGCGGGCATCGCCGACGACATGCAGAAGGGCCTCATCGACCGCTTCCGGTCCCTGCCGATGGCGCGCGGCGCGGTCCTCACCGGCCGCACGGTCGCCGACCTCGCCCAGACGTGCATCACCCTCCTCGTCCTGGCGGTCGTCGCGCTGATCGTCGGCTGGCGCACCGGCTCGGCCGAGCCGACCAACGCCGGACGGGTCCTGGCGGCCTTCGGTCTGCTGCTCCTCCTGGGGTACGCCTTCACCTGGATCGGCGCCCTGATCGGGCTGTCGGTCCGCACCCCGGAGGCCGCGACCTCGGGCGGGATCATCTGGCTGTTCCCGGTGACGTTCATCTCGAACGCGTTCGTCGACTCCAGCCAGATGACGCCCTGGCTGCGGCATGTCGCCGACTGGAACCCCTTCAGCGCCACCGTCCAGGCCTGCCGCGAGCTGTTCGGCAACCCGGGAGTCGTGGACTCCAGCGCCTGGCCCATGCAGCACCCCGTCTGGGCGTCGCTGCTCTGGTCCGTGCTGATCGTCGTGGTCTTCCGCACTCTCGCGGTCCGCAAGTACCGGCGGTCCAGCCGCTGA
- the greA gene encoding transcription elongation factor GreA, translating to MTQTSENVTWLTQEAYNQLKAELEYLSGPARTEIAVKIAAAREEGDLRENGGYHAAKEEQGKMELRVRQLTQLLEHAKVGEAPADDGVVEPGMVVTIAFDGDEDDTMTFLLASREYASTEIETYSPQSPLGIGVNGKRTGEDAEYELPNGKTATVKILAAKPYTG from the coding sequence GTGACTCAGACCAGCGAAAACGTCACCTGGCTCACGCAGGAGGCGTACAACCAGCTCAAGGCCGAGCTGGAGTACCTGTCTGGTCCCGCGCGCACGGAGATCGCCGTCAAGATCGCGGCGGCCCGTGAGGAGGGTGACCTCCGGGAGAACGGCGGGTACCACGCGGCCAAGGAGGAGCAGGGCAAGATGGAGCTGCGGGTGCGCCAGCTCACCCAGCTCCTGGAGCACGCGAAGGTCGGCGAGGCGCCGGCCGACGACGGCGTGGTCGAGCCCGGCATGGTCGTCACGATCGCCTTCGACGGCGACGAGGACGACACGATGACCTTCCTGCTCGCCTCCCGTGAGTACGCCAGCACGGAGATCGAGACGTACTCCCCGCAGTCCCCGCTCGGTATCGGCGTGAACGGCAAGCGCACGGGTGAGGACGCGGAGTACGAGCTGCCGAACGGCAAGACCGCCACGGTGAAGATCCTGGCGGCGAAGCCGTACACGGGCTGA
- a CDS encoding DUF4307 domain-containing protein: MTAVRGTTPEGRYGRTEDQRADRKLKIVGSVLGVALLGMVGWMGFHYVGGQGISGEMIKFEVVSDTRADVHLEVRKDRDGHGYCVVRALSEDGSEVGRKEVRFDGAEKRIDELVTVVTRSRATAVEPMGCTADDGPTG; this comes from the coding sequence ATGACGGCGGTTCGCGGGACCACGCCCGAGGGGCGGTACGGCCGCACCGAGGACCAGCGCGCGGACCGCAAGCTGAAGATCGTCGGCTCGGTCCTGGGCGTGGCCCTGCTCGGCATGGTCGGCTGGATGGGCTTCCACTATGTGGGCGGTCAGGGCATCAGCGGCGAGATGATCAAGTTCGAGGTCGTCTCCGACACCCGGGCCGACGTCCACCTGGAGGTCCGCAAGGACCGCGACGGCCACGGCTACTGCGTGGTGCGGGCGCTGAGCGAGGACGGTTCCGAGGTGGGCCGCAAGGAGGTCCGCTTCGACGGGGCCGAGAAGCGGATCGACGAGCTGGTGACCGTCGTGACGCGTTCCCGGGCGACCGCGGTCGAGCCGATGGGCTGCACCGCCGACGACGGCCCGACCGGCTGA
- the mca gene encoding mycothiol conjugate amidase Mca, which produces MTEQLRLMAVHAHPDDESSKGAATMAKYVSEGVDVLVVTCTGGERGSILNPKLQGDAYIEKNIHEVRKKEMDEAREILGVQQEWLGFVDSGLPEGDPLPPLPEGCFALEDPESAAGRLVAKIRAFRPQVITTYDENGGYPHPDHIMTHKITMIAFDGAADKEKFPEDEFGPVYEPQKLYYNQGFNRPRTVALHEALLARGLESPYGEWLERWKEFERVERTLTTHVPCDEFFEIRDKALIAHATQIDPEGGWFRVPMDIQREVWPTEEYELAKSLVDTSLPESDLFAGIRDNA; this is translated from the coding sequence TTGACTGAGCAGCTGCGACTGATGGCCGTTCACGCCCACCCCGACGACGAGTCGAGCAAGGGCGCGGCCACCATGGCCAAGTACGTGTCCGAGGGGGTGGACGTGCTGGTCGTGACCTGCACGGGAGGCGAGCGCGGCTCCATCCTCAACCCGAAGCTCCAGGGTGACGCGTACATCGAGAAGAACATCCACGAGGTCCGCAAGAAGGAGATGGACGAGGCCCGCGAGATCCTGGGCGTCCAGCAGGAGTGGCTCGGTTTCGTCGACTCGGGGCTGCCCGAGGGCGACCCGCTGCCGCCGCTGCCCGAGGGCTGCTTCGCCCTGGAGGACCCCGAGTCGGCGGCGGGACGCCTGGTGGCGAAGATCCGCGCGTTCCGGCCGCAGGTCATCACCACGTACGACGAGAACGGCGGCTACCCGCACCCCGACCACATCATGACGCACAAGATCACGATGATCGCGTTCGACGGTGCGGCCGACAAGGAGAAGTTCCCCGAGGACGAGTTCGGCCCGGTCTACGAGCCGCAGAAGCTCTACTACAACCAGGGCTTCAACCGGCCGCGCACCGTCGCCCTGCACGAGGCGCTCCTCGCCCGCGGCCTGGAGTCCCCCTACGGCGAGTGGCTGGAGCGCTGGAAGGAGTTCGAGCGCGTCGAACGCACCCTGACCACGCACGTTCCCTGCGACGAGTTCTTCGAGATCCGCGACAAGGCGCTGATCGCGCACGCCACGCAGATCGACCCCGAGGGCGGCTGGTTCCGGGTCCCGATGGACATCCAGCGCGAGGTCTGGCCGACCGAGGAGTACGAGCTGGCGAAGTCTCTGGTCGATACCTCCCTCCCCGAGAGCGACCTCTTCGCGGGCATCCGCGACAATGCCTGA